The following is a genomic window from Paracoccus alcaliphilus.
GGAACAACGAGCTTTCGGCATTGGCAAAGAACAACCCCTGCTGCACCACGCCAAAGATGATCGCGCCAAGCGCCGCCCCGATGACCGACCCATAGCCGCCGGTCAGCAGCGCGCCCCCGATCACGACGCAGATGATCGCCTCGAATTCCTTGAGCAGCCCGCGATCTGCCGAGGCCGAGCCGAACTCCATCACCTGACAGGTGGCGAAGACGGTGGCGCAGAAGGCCGAGAACATGAACATCAGGATCTTGACCCTGTCCACCGGCACCCCGACATAGCGCGCCGCCTGCGCATCCCCGCCACTGGCATAGATCCAGTTGCCGAATTTGGTGCGGGTCAGCAGCAGATGCGCGACGATCACCAGCCCGATGGCCCAGACGACCAGCATCGGCAGGCCCTCGATCACCGGCTGCCCGGCGCGCGAGCCACGGCTGAAGGTGGCGATCCAGCCCTGTTCCGCCATCCACTGAAACAGCCCGGTCAGCACCTTGCCGCCAAAGATGGGGGCCAGCCAGTCGCCCTGCGCCTTTTCGGCCACGCCACCGATGATCGTCTGGCGGGTGAAATAGACCGATCCCCAGATCGTCAGCCCGCGCAGGATATAGAGAAAGGCCAGCGTCACGATGAAAGAGGGCAGGCCGGTGCGGATCACCAGCCAGCCATTCAACGCGCCGATCGCGATGCAGAAGGCGAAGGTGAACAGGATCGCCATCCACAGCGGCCAGCCCATATGCACCGCCAGAATCGCCATGACCGTGCCCGAAAAGCCGATCATCGAGCCGACCGACAGATCGAACTCTCCCGCGATCATCAGCAGGCAGGCGCCCACGGCGATGATCATGAACTGGGCCGAAACCACCGTCCAGTTCATCACCCCTTCAGAGGCGAACATCCCGCTGTCATGGGCGATCATGCCGAAGAACAGAAAGACCAGTATCGTGCCGCAGATGCCGCCCAGCTCGGGCCGGATCAGTGCACGCCGGAATGACGAAACCGCCTTGATCCGCTCGTCAGGCGCACCATGGGACGTATCGGGCATGAAGGACATCCTTTCGGGTCGCGTGATCCGGGGCAGGGCCGCCCCCGCCCCGGCCTGTTCTGCGGATCAGCGATATTCGCCGGCCAGCGATTCGACGAATTCGATATTCTCCGAGGTCACGAAGCCCGGCCCGGTAAAGATCGAGTTCGACGGCGCCACACCATATCGCACGTAGGCCGTCAGCACCTGGATCGGGATCGAACCCTGCAAAAACGGCTGCTGATCGATGGCGAAATCAACGGTGCCGTCCTTGATCCCTTGGGAAATCGCGGGCGACAGATCGAAGGTGCCGAAATAGATCTCGCCATCCAGCCCCAGATCGGTGACCGCCCGGATCGAGGGTTCGGCCGAATTGGGGCCAAGCGTCAGGATCGCGCCGGTATCGGGATTGCTGGTCAGATAGGCCTTCACCTTGTTCAGCACCTCGGACGGGTCGATGCCGGAATCGATCATCTGATTGCCCAGCTCGACCCCCAGCCCATCGGCAAAGCCGCGACAGCGTTCGACCGATTGCGGGTTGGTGATATAATGGTTCACGCACAGGAATGTCTCGATCCCCGCCTCTTTCGCGCGCTGGCCCGCACCCAGCCCAGCCTCGTATTCCGGCTGGCCGACATGCAACAGCGCGCCAAGCTGCTGGCTTTCCTCGACCGTGCCCGAATTCACCGTGACCACCGGGATGCCCTTGGCGATCGCATCGGTGATCGGGCCGGACAGCACGTTGTAATCAGCGATGGTCACGATGATCCCATCGACCCCCGCCGCCGAAGCCTGCTGGACGATCCGGGCCATATCCGCCAGATCGCCGGTCGGCGGATTGCGATATTCGGTCGAGACGCCCAGTTCGTCGCTGGTCACCGTAATCGCGTTCTTGATGACGTTGAACCAGCTGTCGCTGTCCGGGCCGTGACTGATCCAGACGAACTGCTCGCCTTCGGCATGTGCCGCGCCAGCCAGTGTCGTCATTGCCGCGATTGCGCCGATCGCAACCGATTGCAGCATGAATTTCATTGTGATTTTCCTCCCCCTGATGGTGTCACCGATCCGCCTTGCGGCGGATATTCCGCATCCCGCCCGACTGTCGTCCGTCCGGTCCTCCCCGACCGCCCGGCCATTCTGGCAGAGTCATAAATTGCAGCGTAAACACTTTAGCAAAATTAATTGCACAATCCGCTGCGAGTCAACGTTTAAATCCGGCATGGCCAGACCTGCG
Proteins encoded in this region:
- a CDS encoding sugar ABC transporter substrate-binding protein, which translates into the protein MKFMLQSVAIGAIAAMTTLAGAAHAEGEQFVWISHGPDSDSWFNVIKNAITVTSDELGVSTEYRNPPTGDLADMARIVQQASAAGVDGIIVTIADYNVLSGPITDAIAKGIPVVTVNSGTVEESQQLGALLHVGQPEYEAGLGAGQRAKEAGIETFLCVNHYITNPQSVERCRGFADGLGVELGNQMIDSGIDPSEVLNKVKAYLTSNPDTGAILTLGPNSAEPSIRAVTDLGLDGEIYFGTFDLSPAISQGIKDGTVDFAIDQQPFLQGSIPIQVLTAYVRYGVAPSNSIFTGPGFVTSENIEFVESLAGEYR
- a CDS encoding ABC transporter permease translates to MPDTSHGAPDERIKAVSSFRRALIRPELGGICGTILVFLFFGMIAHDSGMFASEGVMNWTVVSAQFMIIAVGACLLMIAGEFDLSVGSMIGFSGTVMAILAVHMGWPLWMAILFTFAFCIAIGALNGWLVIRTGLPSFIVTLAFLYILRGLTIWGSVYFTRQTIIGGVAEKAQGDWLAPIFGGKVLTGLFQWMAEQGWIATFSRGSRAGQPVIEGLPMLVVWAIGLVIVAHLLLTRTKFGNWIYASGGDAQAARYVGVPVDRVKILMFMFSAFCATVFATCQVMEFGSASADRGLLKEFEAIICVVIGGALLTGGYGSVIGAALGAIIFGVVQQGLFFANAESSLFRVFLGAILLMAVIMNTYIRRIITGER